In the genome of Streptomyces collinus, one region contains:
- a CDS encoding DUF427 domain-containing protein codes for MREDDRDVRVECAGQVVAETRRAVRVLETSHPPVFYIPPQDVRTELLFPAVAGRTWCEWKGSARYWDVIVGDDVRARAAWSYPRPEPGYAPLADFIAFYPSRMDRCTVDGDEVRAQEGDFYGGWITAEVRGPFKGAPGTRLW; via the coding sequence ATGCGGGAGGACGACCGTGACGTGCGGGTGGAGTGCGCCGGCCAGGTGGTGGCCGAGACCCGCAGGGCCGTCCGGGTACTGGAGACCAGCCATCCCCCCGTGTTCTACATCCCTCCGCAGGACGTCCGTACGGAGCTCCTGTTCCCGGCGGTCGCGGGACGGACCTGGTGTGAATGGAAGGGGTCGGCCCGGTACTGGGACGTCATCGTGGGAGACGACGTACGTGCTCGTGCCGCTTGGAGCTATCCCCGTCCCGAGCCCGGCTACGCACCCCTCGCCGACTTCATCGCCTTCTACCCGAGCCGCATGGACCGCTGCACGGTCGACGGAGACGAGGTCAGGGCGCAGGAGGGCGACTTCTACGGCGGCTGGATCACCGCGGAGGTGCGGGGGCCGTTCAAGGGCGCCCCGGGCACCCGACTGTGGTGA